ATTAGGGATCGGTTCCCTTTTTTCCCAAGATTTGGATTATCAAAAATATACCATCGTGGTAGTTCGCAATAAAAGTAAAGTTTTGGGCTTAGCAGTTAAGGAATTGGGCAATATGATGGGTTACGATCGCTCCCAAATCCAGCCACCCCCAAAAATTGCCATGCCCCAGATGCAGGTGTTAACCTTATGTCTAAAAGGTCAGATAATCAACCCGAACGGCGAAAATATGCTGATTTTAGATGCAAATCCCATTATGGAATTTTTAGCCAAACATCGACATCAATAATACTTTTACGTTCTGTCAAATAGGGTCTAGGGGTAAAATTTAAGCCAATCGACGACAAAATATAACAAGGTTTCTCACATGGATCGGACATCTACCAAAACTTCAACCTCAAATAGTACTATCAATTCTGAAGAGCAAGGGAATTTAATTTCACTGTCTTCTTCATCGGAAATTCTCCCAGTAGCGCCAAATGCCGAAACCAGTGCAGTGGCGTTACAAGATCCCTCAGATTCCTTGCCAGTTACAAGCAATTCAATATCTCCAAACAAACTAATCGATACCCTAGCACTGGAGATCGAAACTGGATGGTGGAAAAAACTGAGTTTGAAAAATAAAGCCACAATCGGTGCGATCGCGATCGCTACCATGCCAACATTGATAATAGGCATAACCAGCTATTATTCTGCCGACAAATTAGCTGGTGTAGTAATTGGCACAGGCTTTTCTGTAGCGATAGGGAGTGCGATCGCCATTTTCCTCGTTAACCGCGCCATTTTTCCCATATTGCTAGCAGCAGCTGCCGTCAAGCAACTCGGACAAGGTAAACTCGATACGCGCATTAACTTTGAAGCAAAAGACGAACTCGGCATCTTAGGATCTAACATCAACCAACTAGCAGATCGATTGCAAACGCTATTAGCAGAAAAAGAAGCAGCCGCCAGACGAGATAGGTTACTGGGCGACATAGCTTGGAGAGCGCGTCAAGCCACAGATACCCAAGAACTGACAAACAGAATTCTGGCTGGGATTCGACGAATTTTAAATGTCGATCGCGCTTTAATTTATCGTTTCAATTCAGACTGGAGCGGCACAATAGTTGCCGAGTCAGTCGGTGCCGGGTGGACGAAAGCTCTCGACGAAAAAATTGACGACCCCTGTTTTCGCGCTCGTTATATCCCACAGTACCAAAATGGGCGCGTTCGTGCGATCGACGATATTTACAACGAACCGGGATTAACCGATTGTCACATTCGTACCTTAGAACAATTTGAAGTCAAAGCTAACCTCGTCGCACCCATGCGAAAAGACAATCGACTGGTAGGTTTGCTGATCGCGCATCAATGTTCCGGGACACGCAACTGGAAAGAATCAGAAATCGATTTCTTCTTACAATTAGCTTCTCAAATAGAATACGCTCTCGACCACGTTGGCTTCATCGAACAACTGCAAGCTGCTGCCAGACGAGAGAGATTATTAGGCGATCTTGCTTGGAAAGCCCGTCAAGCAACAGAACCATCGGAACTTTTATCCTTATCTCTTAATAACATCCGCAAAGTTTTGCAAGTCGATCGAGCTTTAATTTATCAGTTCAACCCAGATTGGAGCGGCACAATAGTTGCCGAATCGGTAGCTACTGGTTGGACAAAAGCTCTTGACGAACAAATTGACGACCCCTGTTTTCGCGCTCGTTATGTCCCCCAGTACCAAAATGGGCGCGTTCGTGCGATCGACAATATATACAACGAACCGGGATTAACCGATTGTCACATTCGTACCTTAGAACAATTTGAAGTCAAAGCTAATCTCGTCGCCCCCATGCGGAAAGACGATCGACTGGTAGGTTTGCTCATAGTTCATCAATGTTCCAGTCCGCGTAATTGGCAGCAGTCAGAAATTGATTTTTTGCTGCAAGTAGCCATACAAATTGAATACGCTCTCGACCACGTTGGTTTTATCAAAGAATTAGAAAAATCCCGCCAAGAAGCTGAAGCAAAGTCTGCCGAACAACGTCAACAAAAAGAAGCATTGCAAGCACAATTAGAAAAATTTCTGCAACAGATAGAAGGAGCTTTTCAAGGAGATTTAACAGTTCGCGCTGGCGTAACTGCTGGCGAACTGGGAACCGTAGCTGACTTTTTCAACGCCTTGATCGAGAACTTACAGCACATTGTTATGCAAGTGCAATCATCTGCCGATGCGGTAACGCAAACAGCCAAGGTGAGCGAAGTAGACGTAAATACGCTTTCCGATGAAGCGAGACGGCAGTCAGAGTCGATCGCTGCTATTTTAGAGCAAATTCAAATCATGGCAAATTCCATCCAGAAAGTTGCCAGCAGCGCCCAGCAAGCAGCACTCAAAGTTCAGGAGGCAAATCAAACATTAAAAGTGGGTGACAAAGCCATGAACAAAACAGTAGATGGGATTTTAACCATCCAAAAAACAGTTGAAGAAACAGCCTTAAAAGTCAAACGCTTGGGCGAATCTTCTCAAAAAATCTCCAGAGTCAGTAGCCTGATCAAAGATTTAGCCAATCAAACAAACATTTTGGCGCTCAATGCTTCCATTGAAGCTACAGGATCTGGTAAACAAAGCCAAGGATTTGCTATTGTCGCCGAAGAAGTACGTACATTGGCAGAACAATCAGCCGGCGCTGCCAAAGAAATTGAACAAATTGTTGAAGAAATTCAAATCGAAACCAACGAAGTTGTCGCCGCGATGGAAGCTGGAATTGCACAGGTAAGTACCGGCACCAACCTTGTCAAAACAACAAGAGCCAAACTGACTTCGATCGCCGCAGTCAGCGCTCAAATTCGCACCCTTGTTGAAGATATGGCTTCTTCCGCAACATCGCAAATGCAGACATCCAGCAACCTCAGCCAAAGTATACAGGAAGTAGCTACTATTGCCAATCAAACTTCAGAACAATCCCAAGCTGTAGCCGACTCATTCACAAAACTTTTAGGAGTCGCCGATGAACTTCAAGAAAGCGTCGCCCAGTTCAGAGTAAAATAAGACTTTAAGGGTGTCCCCTGACACCCAAAATTTTTTTAATTACTTCATCTAAAATACGAAACTGCAAGAGTAACTAATTAGCTATAACTCTGCGTAACTCTGCGTTAACCT
This is a stretch of genomic DNA from Aerosakkonema funiforme FACHB-1375. It encodes these proteins:
- a CDS encoding chemotaxis protein CheW, with the protein product MQFLSFYLTPENKAVLPTDRLAEVFSLEPSHVTPIPDMPAGVMGVCNWRSQVLWLVDLAYLLGIGSLFSQDLDYQKYTIVVVRNKSKVLGLAVKELGNMMGYDRSQIQPPPKIAMPQMQVLTLCLKGQIINPNGENMLILDANPIMEFLAKHRHQ
- a CDS encoding GAF domain-containing protein produces the protein MDRTSTKTSTSNSTINSEEQGNLISLSSSSEILPVAPNAETSAVALQDPSDSLPVTSNSISPNKLIDTLALEIETGWWKKLSLKNKATIGAIAIATMPTLIIGITSYYSADKLAGVVIGTGFSVAIGSAIAIFLVNRAIFPILLAAAAVKQLGQGKLDTRINFEAKDELGILGSNINQLADRLQTLLAEKEAAARRDRLLGDIAWRARQATDTQELTNRILAGIRRILNVDRALIYRFNSDWSGTIVAESVGAGWTKALDEKIDDPCFRARYIPQYQNGRVRAIDDIYNEPGLTDCHIRTLEQFEVKANLVAPMRKDNRLVGLLIAHQCSGTRNWKESEIDFFLQLASQIEYALDHVGFIEQLQAAARRERLLGDLAWKARQATEPSELLSLSLNNIRKVLQVDRALIYQFNPDWSGTIVAESVATGWTKALDEQIDDPCFRARYVPQYQNGRVRAIDNIYNEPGLTDCHIRTLEQFEVKANLVAPMRKDDRLVGLLIVHQCSSPRNWQQSEIDFLLQVAIQIEYALDHVGFIKELEKSRQEAEAKSAEQRQQKEALQAQLEKFLQQIEGAFQGDLTVRAGVTAGELGTVADFFNALIENLQHIVMQVQSSADAVTQTAKVSEVDVNTLSDEARRQSESIAAILEQIQIMANSIQKVASSAQQAALKVQEANQTLKVGDKAMNKTVDGILTIQKTVEETALKVKRLGESSQKISRVSSLIKDLANQTNILALNASIEATGSGKQSQGFAIVAEEVRTLAEQSAGAAKEIEQIVEEIQIETNEVVAAMEAGIAQVSTGTNLVKTTRAKLTSIAAVSAQIRTLVEDMASSATSQMQTSSNLSQSIQEVATIANQTSEQSQAVADSFTKLLGVADELQESVAQFRVK